One segment of Stomatobaculum sp. F0698 DNA contains the following:
- a CDS encoding putative polysaccharide biosynthesis protein: protein MEERRENFAPKSKKPKSGGFLAQGSIYAASGVISSLIGLVYRMPLTRIIGDEGNGYYAAAFNIYAIVLLLSSYSLPLAVSKLISARVGAKNYRNAERILRAALLYATVVGGIGFTAIFFGADWLAASFLHIPEAAYPLRALAPTVWIVSYLGVCRGYWQGQSTMVPTAISQIVEQILNAAVSVGAAYFLMKWALRQGKNESLARAFGATGGTIGTGVGAASALLIFILLFLITRRSRLRKARRDREHPAESYEEITELLVLTVVPVILSTAIYNVSGILDNALFGQAMFDLGKQGEIAKQYGVYTGKYKLLLNVPIMIANSLGSALVPALSRAVGANQKKEVRKNIALAIRFSMIVAIPAAVGLGVMADPLIPLLFGESELAVHIMHLGCASVVFYSLSTVSNAILQGTNHMKIPVAHAALSLGIHVLVLETLLRIFELGVVSVVIADMVFAVSMCILNAGSLKRLLKYRQEIGRSFVLPGFCALLMGLATAGAKYALKRLTGRVVFYTLLPIFLAVAVYGSLLLLTGAIREEELLRFPKGASLCRLAKRLHLL from the coding sequence ATGGAAGAGAGAAGAGAGAATTTCGCTCCCAAAAGTAAGAAACCGAAATCCGGCGGCTTTTTGGCGCAGGGTTCCATTTATGCGGCATCCGGTGTCATTTCAAGTTTAATCGGCTTGGTGTATCGCATGCCGCTCACGCGCATCATAGGCGACGAAGGCAACGGCTATTATGCGGCGGCATTTAATATCTACGCCATTGTTTTGTTGCTTTCGTCTTACAGTTTGCCGCTTGCGGTGTCCAAGTTGATCTCCGCGAGGGTCGGCGCAAAAAACTATCGCAATGCCGAGCGCATCCTCCGCGCGGCGCTGCTCTACGCGACCGTGGTGGGCGGCATCGGCTTTACCGCAATCTTTTTCGGCGCGGACTGGCTTGCGGCTTCGTTTCTTCACATTCCGGAAGCCGCGTACCCGCTGCGAGCGCTCGCACCCACGGTTTGGATTGTGTCCTACCTCGGCGTATGCCGCGGTTACTGGCAGGGACAGTCGACCATGGTGCCGACCGCAATCTCCCAGATTGTCGAGCAGATTTTAAATGCGGCGGTCAGCGTGGGCGCAGCCTATTTCCTGATGAAGTGGGCGCTGCGACAGGGAAAAAATGAGTCGCTTGCCCGCGCATTCGGCGCAACGGGCGGCACCATAGGAACCGGTGTCGGCGCTGCCTCCGCCCTTTTGATTTTCATACTGCTGTTTCTGATAACAAGGCGTTCAAGGCTTCGAAAGGCACGCCGGGACCGCGAGCACCCGGCAGAGAGTTATGAAGAAATCACGGAGCTCCTGGTACTCACCGTGGTTCCGGTCATACTCTCGACCGCCATATACAATGTGAGCGGTATCCTCGACAATGCGCTGTTCGGACAGGCCATGTTCGATCTCGGCAAGCAGGGAGAAATCGCGAAGCAGTACGGTGTCTATACGGGAAAATATAAGCTCTTGCTCAATGTGCCGATTATGATCGCAAACTCTCTCGGCTCTGCTCTTGTGCCCGCGCTGAGCCGTGCGGTCGGCGCAAATCAGAAAAAGGAAGTGCGGAAAAACATTGCGCTTGCCATTCGCTTCTCGATGATTGTAGCGATCCCCGCGGCCGTCGGACTCGGGGTCATGGCGGATCCTCTGATCCCGCTGCTCTTCGGGGAGAGCGAACTGGCGGTTCATATTATGCATCTCGGCTGTGCGAGTGTGGTCTTTTACTCGCTCTCCACCGTGAGCAATGCGATTCTGCAGGGAACCAATCACATGAAGATTCCGGTGGCACATGCGGCGCTCTCGCTCGGCATACATGTCTTGGTGCTGGAAACTTTGCTCCGCATCTTTGAGCTCGGTGTCGTCAGCGTTGTGATTGCGGACATGGTGTTTGCGGTCAGCATGTGCATCCTGAATGCGGGTAGTCTCAAACGTCTCTTAAAGTACCGGCAGGAAATCGGGCGCAGCTTTGTTTTGCCGGGCTTCTGCGCGCTGCTCATGGGACTTGCGACCGCGGGTGCAAAATACGCTTTAAAGCGCCTTACGGGCCGGGTGGTATTCTACACCCTGCTGCCGATTTTTCTTGCGGTGGCGGTCTACGGCTCTCTGCTTCTGCTGACCGGTGCGATACGCGAGGAGGAACTGCTGCGCTTCCCGAAGGGAGCGAGCCTTTGCCGTCTCGCAAAGCGCCTGCATTTACTTTGA